One window of the Candidatus Lokiarchaeota archaeon genome contains the following:
- a CDS encoding DUF2061 domain-containing protein produces the protein MATAELEECKHRSVVKTFSWRILATASIMMVIFLVTGRLDFTLGVGIADVGIRMPLYFLHERIWNKVNFGKQGSEKTRT, from the coding sequence ATGGCTACAGCCGAACTCGAAGAATGTAAGCATAGAAGTGTTGTAAAGACTTTCAGCTGGCGAATCCTTGCCACTGCATCAATTATGATGGTAATTTTCCTTGTAACAGGCAGACTGGATTTCACACTAGGAGTAGGTATTGCCGATGTCGGCATTCGAATGCCACTCTACTTCCTACACGAGCGAATCTGGAACAAGGTCAACTTCGGCAAGCAGGGATCAGAGAAAACAAGAACGTGA